ATACTTTCCCTACATAGGGCGTAAATTTGTTGTTACTCATTCTAAGTTTTTACTTCGAGACTTAATAGCTTCTCCTATGCATTGTTAAGTTTGCCATGGGCTGACCGATGGGATAGTTAGTCAAAGTCAACATTTGCAGTCTGCAGAGAGCAGATTTAGGCATGTGACAATtacttagtaaaaaaaaaaagattagtccCATTCTCAAGACTGTTCCTGGATCCACCGATTCATTACTTTTGGAGAGAACAAGTTTTAGTAGTAGCATTTGATTTgtcaaatgaatcaaacaagttTTGTTTGTAAAGGGTGTTATTACTATCGATGGATTttatgttatctttttttttttcttattcttgAACATAATTAGATATcggaaaaatatttaacaagaaCGTTAAATTTGTAGTTTCAGAgtgcataaatatttatattcaaatagaaCTTAAATTCACAAATTCCATTACAGAAATAATAATACACCAAAACACCCTAAATAATAAcagatacaaaacaaaaaaaaattgaaaaaaacacAAGTATAAAAATAGCATAatatagaaataattatattattaatcataaacTTGCTGgcaaaataagaataaaaattaaaataaattaaaaaacagaTAAACAGAGTCGACCGAAAGACCATTAGAAGTaagggtgttcaatccggatatcggtttggtttcagttcatttttttggttttttcggtAATTCGGTCGTTGAGCCAAATATACTCAATGGGGAGGCATGCCACGTCCTCATAAAAAATCGTCCACTCAGATGTTGACAGCTCACACTCCTTGCCATGTCATGAATAACTTTCCCGAGATTTCATAGACGTGTTTGGGTTTCATAAAATACTTGGACCTTTCCTAATTAAAAGCTAATCTCCTCTAAGCTTACTTTATGGCCCAGCTTATCAGTACGAAAACCTACTCATATACTGTTCATCTTCCTCACCTCTATGAGAGAATCCCTTGACGTTTTGATCTCCTCAGCTCATCCCGTGTAACGTTCGCCTACCACTTTTAATACACTTAAACCACCATTGTTACTGCCTCAATCAAAAAACCTATGAAACTCAATGTCAATAATCATAAATGATAACTCACATACGCATAGTTTAGTAAACTATCAAGGAGTTTTGTAAGGTAATCACTTAAACCAACTCAAAAACCTGTTTCTTCTTATCTTTTCATATTACATTGATAGTTTACAAAACTATGCGTATGTGAGTTATCATTTATGATTATTGACATTGACAAAAGGATAATGGTTTTGGAGTGGCCTGCTAAAGTTTGGTTAAGATGCTCTTATGATTATTGTTCTATAGAATTGTCACAAATCCAGTGCTTCTCTTAAATACATGCCAATATTATCATTCGCTTCAAATCAGTATTGGTTCAAAGAGGAAATTGTGACAATATGCGTGTTAAGAAAAGGGAAACATCACGAGAAGACGAACAAGTCTTAAAGGCTAAACGTGACAGCTAGGGCCGTACAAATATTTGTTAACGATCACCTTCTTTGCCTCgatgtttttaaaacaaatgatgTAATATATTTTCCCTACATAGGGCGTAAATTTGCTGTTACTCATTCTAAGTTTTTACTTCGAGACTTAATAGCTTCTCCTACGCATTGTTAAGTTTGCCATGGGTTGACCGATGGGATAGTTAGTCAAAGTCAACATTTGTAGTCTGCAGAGAGCAGATTTAGGCATGTGACAATtacttagtaaaaaaaaaagattagtccCATTCTCAAGACTGTTCCTGGATCCACCGATTCATTACTTTCGGAGAGGACAAGTTTTAGTAGTAGCATTTTGATTTCTCAAACGAATCAAACAAGTTTTGTTTGTAAAGGGTGTTATTACTATCGATGGATTTTATgctatcttttgttttcttactCTTGAACAAAATTAGATATcggaaaaatatttaacaagaaCGTTAAATTTGTAGTTTCAGAgtgcataaatatttatattcaaatagaaCTTAAATTCATAAATTCCATTACAGAAATATTAATACACCAAAACACCCTATATAATAAcagatacaaaacaaaaaaaaattgaaaaaaacacAAGAGTAAAAATAGCACGatatagaaataattatattaataatcataaacaTGCTGgcaaaataagaataaaaataaaaataaataaaaaaaacagataaacAGAGTCGACCGAAAGACCATTAGAAGTAAGGgggttcaatccggatatcagTTTGGTTTCAgttcatttttttggtttttcggtaATTCTGTCGTGGAGCCAAATATACTCAATGGGGAGGCATGCCACGTCCTCATAAAAAATCGTCCACTCAGATGTTGACAGCTCACACTCCTTACCATGTCATGAATAACTTTCCCGTGATTTCATAGACGTGTTTGGGTTTCATAAAATACTTGGGCCTTGCCTAATTAAAAGCTAATCTCCTCTAAGCTTACTTTATGGCCCAGCTTATCAGTACGAAAACCTACTCATATACTGTTCATCTTCCTCACCTCTATGAGAGAATCCCTTGACGTTTTGATCTCCTCAGCTCATCCCGTGTAACGTTCGCCTACCACTTTTAATACACTTAAACCACCATTGTTACTGCCTCAATCAAAAAACCTATGAAACTCAATGTCAATAATCATAAATGATAACTCACATACGCATAGTTTAGTAAACTATCAAGGAGTTTTGTAAGGTAATCACTTaaaccaactcagaaacctGTTTCTTCCTCTCTTTTCATATTACATTGATAGTTTACTAAACTATGCGTATGTGAGTTATCATTTATGCTTATTGACATTGACAAAAGGATAATGGTTTTGGAGTGGCCTGCTACAGTTTGGTTAAGATGCTCTTATGATTATTGTTCTATAGAATTGTCACAAATCCATTGCTTCTCTTAAATACATGCCAATATTATCATTCGCTTCAAATCAGTATTGGTTCGAAGAGGAAATTGTGACAATATGCGTGTTAAGAAAAGGGAAACATCACGAGAAGACGAACAAGTCTTAAAGGCTAAACGTGACAGCTAGGGCGTACAAATATTTGTTAACGATCACCTTCTTTGTCTCgatgtttttaaaacaaatgatgTAATATATTTTCCCTACATAGGGCGTAAATTTGCTGTTACTCATTCTAAGTTTTTACTTCGAGACTTAATAGCTTCTCCTACGCATTGTTAAGTTTGCCATGGGCTGACCGATGGGATAGTTAGTCAAAGTCAACATTTGCAGTCTGCAGAGAGCAGATTTAGGCATGTGACAATTacttagtaaaaaaaaagattagtccCATTCTCAAGACTGTTCCTGGATCCACCGATTCATTACTTTCGAAGAGGACAAGTTTTAGTAGTAGCATTTTGATTTGTCAAACGAATCAAACAAGTTTTGTTTGTAAAGGGTGTTATTACTATCGATGGATTTTATgctatcttttgttttcttattcttgaacaaaattagatataggaaaaatatttaacaagaaCGTTAAATTTGTAGTTTTAGAgtgcataaatatttatattcaaatagaaCTTAAATTCACAAATTCCATTACAGAAATAATAATACACCAAAACACCCTATATAATAAcagatacaaaacaaaaaacttgaaaaaaacaCAAGAGTAAAAATAGCACAATATAGAAATAAGTACATTAATAATCATAAACATGCTGgcaaaataagaataaaaataaaaataaattaaaaaaacagataAACAGAGTCGACCGAAAGACCATTAGAAGTAAGGGTGTTCAATCCGAATATTGGTTTGGTTTCAgttcatttttttggttttttcggtAATTCTGTCGTTGATCCAAATATACTCAATGGGGAGGCATGCCATATCCTCGTAAAAAATCGTCCACTCAGATGTTGACAACTCACACTCCTTGCCATGTCATGAATAACTTTCCCGTGATTTCATAGACGTGTTTGGGTTTCATAAAATACTTGGACCTTTCCAAATTAAAAGCTAATCTCCTCTAAGCTTACTTTATGGCCCAGCTTATCAGTACGAAAACCTACTCATATACTGTTCATCTTCCTCACCTCTATGAGAGAATCCCTTGACGTTTTGATCTCCTCAGCTCATCCCGTGTAACGTTTGCCTACCACTTTTAATACACTTAAACCACCATTGTTACTGCCTCAATCAAAAAACCTATGAAACTCAATGTCAATAATCATAAATGATAACTCACATACGCATAGTTTAGTAAACTATCAAGGAGTTTTGTAAGGTAATCACTTaaaccaactcagaaacctGTTTCTTCCTCTCTTTTCATATTACATTGATAGTTTACTAAACTATGCGTATGTGAGTTATCATTTATGATTATTGACACTGACAAAAGGATAATGGTTTTGGAGTGGCCTCCTACAGTTTGGTTAAGATGCTCTTATGATTATTGTTCTATAGAATTGTCACAATTCCATTGCTTCTCTTAAATACATGCCAATATTATCATTCGCTTCAAATCAGTATTGGTTCTGGGAGGATATTGTGACAATATGCGTGTTAAGAAAAGGGAAACATCACGAGAAGACGAACAAGTCTTAAAGGCTAAACGTGACAGCTAGGGCcgtaaaaatatttgttaacgATCACCTTCTTTGCCTCgatgtttttaaaacaaatgatgTAATATATTTTCCCTACATAGGGCGTAAATTTGCTGTTACTCATTCTAAGTTTTTACTTCGAGACTTAATAGCTTCTCCTACGCATTGTTAAGTTTGCCATGGGTTGACCGATGGGATAGTTAGTCAAAGTCAACATTTGCAGTCTGCAGAGAGCAGATTTAGGCATGTGACAATTacttagtaaaaaaaaagattagtccCATTCTCAAGACTGTTCCTGGATCCACCGATTCATTACTTTCGGAGAGGACAAGTTTTAGTAGTAGCATTTTGATTTGTCAAACGAATCAAACAAGTTTTGTTTGTAAAGGGTGTTATTACTATCGATGGATTTTATgctatcttttgttttcttattcttgaacaaaattagatataggaaaaatatttaacaagaaCGTTAAATTTGTAGTTTCAGAgtgcataaatatttatattcaaatagaaCTTAAATTCACAAATTCCATTACAGAAATATTAATACACCAAAACACCCTATATAATAAcagatacaaaacaaaaaaattgaaaaaaacacAAGAGTAAAAATAGCAGAatatagaaataattatattattaatcataaacATGCTGgcaaaataagaataaaaataaaaataaattaaaaaaacagataAACAGAGTCGACCGAAAGACCATTAGAAGTAagggtgttcaatccagatatcggtttggtttcagttcatttttttggttttttcggtAATTCGGTTTATAAAAACTAGCTACcatattaaaactatatttaatttgattcggtttggtttatataCCATCGGTTTTCAgattattcggttttataccaaaaccacataaatatattaatcttctataatattttataaattttaatatatatgattatatattggttttaatataacatgaatatattttcgttttcaaatagactattttttaattttactatttaaaaaattaataaacatattaattttataataataatattttctattgaaaataaaaaagttagtatttcataatattattaaataactaaatattaacaCACATATTTGTCCATAAAAAGTAAAAGTAATGTTTTGTTTAGtttcataaaaatgaaaaaataaattttaacataaaataaaatattaaattactaaaataaaatgaagatcttatgaataaaataaattatgcatatattataaaatatatttttataatttacatataattatactACTGTATTTTAATtgatcggtttattcggtttgatcGGTCTACATACCTTATTCAATACCacgttttcttaaaaataacatatattcgGTATATTCAATATTACCAAATACAAACCATTTTCTCTATTTCGATTTGATTATGTTTTAAATGGTTATGTTTTTTACCAGATTAAACACCCTtaattataactttatattttgtaattagcTAAAATTAACTAACAAtaccataattttatacattgttTAGAGAAAAATGTAGgataatccgcgcgtagcgcggacacggATCTATGATTAAGAATTTGTAAGATAACCTAAGCATTTCACTAAAAAACAAGTTGCACAATGGTGAAAAGAAACACAGAAAGTCAACATCTCTGATGGGTAAATCAACCAAGCCTTGGTGATGAGAGTTGCCTCTGGTTGCTCAGTCTGTCCTTCTATTCACACTGCCCGTTCGCCTGCAAAATAtaaagatttttcttttaaaaaatactatagGATATTACATAATGACTTCAGAGTTCAGATTCAAaacagattaagaaaacaaCCTTGCACGCAGCCAAATTATCGCAACCACATATCAAATTGCCATTAGCAACATCAACAGCTTGCGGTGCTCCTCCACCATCACTTCTCTGAACcatatgcacaaaaaataaaacttaagtTATAATGAATAGTAATAAGACCATATCCAGGCCTACAACTATATATACCTTGTAGAAATCGACTGCTATGAAGTTAGCCCACCGTTGTCCAGCAGCTTGGTAACATGCCTTGATggattcaagaagaggagcagagtTTTGTTTACATGCTACTACAAAATCCGGTGCATCTGGAAAATGGTTAGCAAGAACAAGAGATTTCGATTTATCGCTCATAGGTGCTGATTGAGGTCTGTTTGGACACACTCCTGCTTTCAACCCTCCATTTCCATCTGCAATTTGTTTCTTCATTCATTAGCAAAATATGTTcgtataaatttgtatataatatggtttgCAGCACATAGATAGGGACTCACATTGATTCTCAACCATATACTTCCACTGATATGCGATTCCTTCGGTTGCTTCTTTACTTCTATCAGATGTGAAAACTAGCAATCTTTGGTTTTGTCGTATCATGTCGTCAAGCTTTGGCCAATCTTCTCCATTTTTCGGCATTCTAGTAACCGGAAACATGAACATTCGTAGCCCTGCCGTGTCAAACACTCTTGTTAGACCCTTGGGAGATTTCACATAGTCTTCGATAATAATCGTTACAACTTCGTCCCTGTTATTCTCTAAAAACAATTGAATCTCCCTTAGAACGTTAACCGCCGGTTGCTGCCATTTTacaccaaacaaacaaaaaaacacaaatcacAAACATTTTCGTATACAAAACTGGTCATGGACATAGCCAAATAAAATATTGACTTTAGATCTCAATTTTTAAgagttaatatataaaaacacaagtccctaaattttaaaaatatttactaaaattctaaataaattGTCTATGGCCTCTAAAATCTTAGGACATGCATGTTCGTATACACATAACAGAAAAAAAGTACTTAAACTTACGAAAGCTGTGAAATTAAAACACGTCCCATCGAAAGAATGACAAAGCCAGACATCGTTTTGAAAGTCGTACATGTCGAGCATAAACCCTCTTACACCGTTCTGCAATAGTAATCATCAAACCCACAAAAGATTCACACTTTGCAAGAAATCTTTGAAAGAGATTACTAATGTTTGAAACTTTGTATTGAGTATGGAGGGAAGAATCTTACAGCGAGTTGGCTTGTGATCGAGTCTTGCTGATTAGTAGGAGCCAAGATCACAGAACCGGTCTTTGATACTTCCCCCAATCGAGCAAACGAGTTGTGAGTTGTTAACCATGAGTACTTGTTGAAAGGCAAGCCCTTTACCTTTTGATATATAATCAATTGATTAATTAGTTTAAATGAAAATAGTCCATAAGATTCTTCTAAAGTCTAAACTTCATTGATATCAAATCGGATTCAGCAATAACACATTTCTTTCTATTCATCCTTATAACTAACTATATATATCTTCATTTTCAGTTTTACAATATCTAGATGTTGGTTTTCATCAATTGTCATAAACTGGTCCATATGATTATACTGATAAAAGTAAAAAGTGTGAACCTTTGAGATGGGGTTGATTGGTTGAATTCGAGAGCATCTGGGTCTCAAGTTGTTGTTGGCTAGACATGTTTCACAGTGTAGTCCAGCGTCACAGCTCTTGTTTAGAATGCATGTCTTTCCTTCCTACGatccaaaacaaaaagatatatgttaacgtttctgttttttttcttggaaaCCGATTACTCAAATTAAGATCACTAGACGACCCATTACATAATTCAAAATAATGAGCAATACGTTTCATTAGAACCAGAAATAAAAGATTTAGGTAGACAAAGATCCTCTGTTCCAAAACAGAGGACATACACAAAGGGACATGTTGTATGTTTGACAAGAATTGCTTACCTTGAGAGCAGACGAAATCTCAAAAATACAAGAAGCTTGAAACAGAAAAACAATGAGAAGGAAGAATAATCTTTGAAACATGGTTTTCTTCGCTGAGAAAATGTAACCCAATAcgaaagaagaggaggaggcaAAGGATAGCTAGTTCATCATCACTGTTGTTTGCTTTTGCGTGAAGATTCTAACGagcaagaaacaaacaaaaaagcaacAAAATAGTAAAGAATCTGACGATTTTAAGGATAAAATAAAAGAGTGAACGGAAGTGCGCGCGTGTTGGTGAATACATGATGATGTAAAAGCTGCAAAAGTGGGTTGTTGTTGTGCGTTTCCTTTCCAAGGTCTTTGATTCATATAGTCTTAGTTATGGACCCATTTATCTGATACGCGAGCTCAGTGGCGGACCCAGACCTTTCTTTTAGGTGggtcaaaatttaaaatggactttaatcaaacaaaaaaaaaggtaaaaatggGTGTCAAAACGGGTATCGAACTCGGGTTAAGGAGGGTCATAGGAGGAGACTGAACCACCAAAGCTACCAAATCGTAAACAATAGCCTAACAAAATCAACTTTATATTAATTAAGGTGTGGCAACTGACCCACTATCTATACATGTAGGTCCGCCTCTGCGCGAGCTCGCGGTGTTTATTTTTCGATAGTTACATAAACATTTCAAAACACAACAACTTAATGGTTTCATTTGGattggatcggttcggataatgTTGGGTTTAGATCGGGtttctatttttatgaaatCTGAAGTGGAAACGAAGTATAAatggtttgggtttggttcaagtttaaaaccaaaatcccgaaaatacccaaaaatctgAATTAAACCTAAAAAACTCGAAACAACTGGGACAATTCAGGGTTTTTAGATATCTTTTACTTATAAATATCCAAAAACCCTGAATTCaagtaattaatattttattatattttgaatattgatgTACCTGCtctgttttggtttttcgggtttagagAAATAGGAATCGATTGGAGTTTTTATGTATatgatctatatatatatgccgTGAATCATAGTAATACTTCAAATCAAAGAGTCAAGTTTAAGGTTAAGTAATAATTGTACTTCaggtttaatagtttagatgtcTACACATAACATTTTGATTGTTTATATGTTGTAATTTATtgtttcaaatattcaattcttTTAGTTGTTTGTTTACATGAATGTGTATGTACTTTGTAAAAATTtgtaatctaatctattaaaacaaaatataggaatatatatatatatataatattatatattaattgttaaTATGGTGAAACTCtaattttatgtttcttatagtttaactaatataaatcaattttggtatatatatattatatagtgtAATGCACCccctgttcgaaaacgcggccGCCTAGGCGCGACTTGGAGCTTGACCGTGGCGAGGAGAGGCAATTCAGTGACTCAAATCGGTGGACCGCACAACGTCCGCGTTTATCCGCGTTGTCCGCGTAAATCTGAAACGCGGCCGCCTAGTTCAAGACAAAATTGTGGGCCAACCGTTCTCTGTTCACGAATTCAAGGtaataatcttttttcttttgcttcttcgtTTTGCTCGCTTGTGTTTGTTTGAAACTGATTTTAATTCTTTGTCTGGATTCAACGTACTTGTTTGTTTTTATCCTCTTTCtgttcacgttttttttttatgttatcaaAACATAGAAGACTAATGTTTCCTGTCATCAAATTATTGAAGACTCATACATTGTAGTTCTTGTTCACACGAAGAATCATACATCGCATATAACATGTGTATATCATTAACTCAAGTAGgagtttagtttttttgttaatgaaCTTCTgagaaatttgattttaatttgttattgaTGGTCAGTCAAGTGTTTGTATCTAACATGATGTCTCTCTTTATATGCTCTGGTTTATAGGTATTGGTTATTGTATGTCTTTTTATTTGCCATGGTTTAAATGCAAGTTTGATCGTATTGTCCAAACTATTGCAGGTGTATGCTGCAAGATCTAACTCCTAACCCATCTTCCCAATTCATGGTGATTACTTACTTGATCTGAAGACAAAAAGGATGAAGACTTGCAATCTTTTATTGTATTTTGTGTTTTCAAGATCAAaacattctgtttttttttttgtttatctcaTGAATTGGAAGTTtctttttgtgacttttgaatCAGATGTATACTGGAAAAACAATGTTATTCTGTAAAAGTTATATAAGCATGTACtaaaacatatatttggtacttaaacatattataaatatattaaatcgtATTAAAAACTAGGTCCCGCGTATACCCCGATTACACCCCGATTTTTTGGTAACTCGCTAGGCCAGGAGTAGCctcccgactagcgcctagcgtagttCGGAACAGGGAATGCACCGAAgatacatctaatctattaatagtatatatatatatatatatgtattattaagAGAATTTATAAATTGATAAATGGGTTCATGTACTAAATTAATACATTAGATAAGCCATAGAAAGCCCATaactattttttgtgttttttattaaacactATTAACCTGTCTGTTTGTTCACTAATAGTTTAGGCATAGACAATCAGTTTTTGGTTGCATACGAGTTTGTTtgttttcggtttggttatGGTTTCTAGTTTTCCAGTTGAAAGAGATATAAAAACCGTTTGGTTATTTATGAACTTGAGTTTGGTTTtcgttttcttatttttgttttcggtTGGTGCGGATAATAATAAGCAACCCGACAAAATTTCAATTTGGTTCTTGTTTGGTTTTCGTTTTTGGATAGTTTTGAATAATTTGGGTTAAAAAAATATCGGATCACTTGGATAATTTAAATGTTTTGGATAAAATTAATAGGGATAGTTTGGTTTTCAGTTTAGTTCTGATTTACTTTAGGTTTTACTGTTCTAGAGATATATGAACCGTTTAgatatttttgaacattaattcggttatagtttttatttttttatttgtgtttcagtTCGGTTCTTAGTTCTCGACTTATCAAATTACATTTAAACAATATATCTTGTATTTGATAAATAGCtgatttaaattgattttcaggatatattttgtaaattccAGATATTAAAACTGTATCATATTAAAATTGTTGCAAATACCAACTTAATAATTATAGAGTATTTTGATGTTTATAACTATGAACTTTTATTAGATATTCTtgataatatataaatcaatatattactatgtaaaatatatttttgcatttgaaaTATTTAGTAAACAATAAGGACTGGAAAtatattcttaaaatttatacatatttgtaaattttaataatcTCTCTTAAAagctatttaaatttaaatattaatgatcTCAATCTGGATCTGCTCCCATTTATTgtcaaaatattagattttctcctatttattttaattttaaaaaataaataaacttttggtttatttatgTATACttatggttatatatatatatatatataatacatttccTTATAGTGTATACTGTACgctataataattatattattgatttatagAGTAAGGATAATGTTCATAATGGAACATTGACTATTTTGAATTGTTTCCAAAAtgtatatactaaaatatagtactatattaaattattttaatattgtcatatgtaaaaaataaatgtaaatatgTATTGAGAAATTTCGTCAAATGCAAAAACCTTACCGATTTTCttcaatacataaaataaaaaatctaaactaaTACTCTTCAGTATCATAAATCCATACGTCAGATATTTTTCTAATTGCTTTTTCAGTATTTTAATGACATACTTTAAATGAATATGCTAGAATAAAAGGATTTAAATGTGTTCAGTAATGTTTTGTTGGGACTAATTTAGATAATAGTTTATATGACCCACATTTGTTAGTCTAATTGTAAATGACTAAAGAAACCGTAATGAAATCATAAATATCTAACAAATCTCCTTATAATATGAATGTActgtatttctattttaaaataattaaaatgattttataattaatataggaGTGGCAGACCAACATTTAACCAAGGaacatttgttttgatttatgcaGACCAAATTACACTGAAGCATTATAGTTAAAAAACCATGTGATTTTAGGTTCACTCAGTTTTGTTATTTAAGTTTAAATACCCGTAAATTTATTAGACATGGTTACCAAATTTATAAAACGACAGTGTTTAAAAACCAATAGCATTCCATCGTAAATATTAGGAAAATATAAGGGTTAAGTACTAATtttacttcagttttaatagattagatgtgtcattgttttcttttatttttaaaaattccatCTTTTCAGTTGAATTTGAAgcacaaattattttttaataattcaaaataatcTTTGATATAAATTATTGATGAAATCCGTATTTTCCAATAAAGGAAGTTTTGATAAGATTTCTACAAATACTATATCTAATAATCATGaatttgttacatttttttttttataaataccaTATCCAATAAGAAagaattaaaaaactaaaattttatgaaactCCTAATACAATAACTCCATCTAAACACTATAATAATGAACTAAAGtccaaaaaatattcaaatttatatgctATATTTCCGGTTGCAATATTTCGTATTGTATATTTGCAATTGATTGATTCCTAGAATTTGACTAGTTTATTAATCGATTAGTCCAACTAGTATCATCgaataatatttatgtatgaCAATCAGTTAGCTTCAGTTGTATAtcaaatactagattttgatctggGTTTCGAAAGCACGgattttttgaattatatacaaattattttcttatgaattaatattttgggATTGTTgcattattatgttacaaactCGTATTATATCGAAGAaggaat
This Brassica napus cultivar Da-Ae chromosome C6, Da-Ae, whole genome shotgun sequence DNA region includes the following protein-coding sequences:
- the LOC106402851 gene encoding PI-PLC X domain-containing protein At5g67130; the protein is MFQRLFFLLIVFLFQASCIFEISSALKEGKTCILNKSCDAGLHCETCLANNNLRPRCSRIQPINPISKVKGLPFNKYSWLTTHNSFARLGEVSKTGSVILAPTNQQDSITSQLANGVRGFMLDMYDFQNDVWLCHSFDGTCFNFTAFQPAVNVLREIQLFLENNRDEVVTIIIEDYVKSPKGLTRVFDTAGLRMFMFPVTRMPKNGEDWPKLDDMIRQNQRLLVFTSDRSKEATEGIAYQWKYMVENQYGNGGLKAGVCPNRPQSAPMSDKSKSLVLANHFPDAPDFVVACKQNSAPLLESIKACYQAAGQRWANFIAVDFYKRSDGGGAPQAVDVANGNLICGCDNLAACKANGQCE